A single genomic interval of Zobellia nedashkovskayae harbors:
- a CDS encoding alpha/beta hydrolase-fold protein codes for MRKMYISGILFIILGFNLNAQIFEVSYGSGLVDKDFSGNVILYLSKEKKSPKDIFVGLELTPVYRVIVKKLKANENVVFNDDAISYPVELSNIERGEYYVQAVFDMNLGDANIGSSSGNFYSESTKINLTKDFDKVFKIEANNIIEPIKFNETEFLKELRVKSDLLSNFHKKDIFVNAAVSLPEEYYDQPDKNYPVVFSIFGFGANYKLHSGHNKFLRQLGEQPTIVIYLDGNCPEGHSTYANSDVNGPWGDALVKEFIPALNQKYRTNGAFLLHGHSSGGWTTLWLQVNYPTTFAGAWSSSPDQVDFRNYQNINIYETDNIFYNKKGTPLPLFTIAGRIPVISAKDFYRTEHVLYRGSQIHSFDAVFGGYDETGNRIRLVSSPTGEINKNALPLWKRYDLSVILRDNWGNLKEDVDGKIRISVGTSDNIFLNRSVELLEKEMNALNANIEFDYFPGDHFTLFTEKYKKDGIDFLEKNYKNWLNKQK; via the coding sequence ATGAGAAAAATGTATATTTCAGGTATTCTGTTTATAATACTTGGTTTCAATCTTAATGCTCAAATATTTGAGGTTAGCTACGGTTCAGGTTTAGTGGATAAAGACTTTTCAGGCAATGTTATACTCTATCTTTCGAAGGAAAAAAAATCACCCAAAGATATATTTGTTGGCCTTGAATTAACTCCTGTTTATAGAGTGATTGTTAAAAAATTAAAAGCTAATGAAAATGTAGTTTTTAATGATGATGCTATATCATACCCTGTAGAATTATCAAATATTGAGAGAGGAGAATACTATGTGCAAGCGGTCTTTGATATGAATCTTGGGGATGCTAATATTGGTTCAAGTTCTGGTAATTTTTATTCTGAATCAACAAAAATTAACCTAACAAAAGATTTTGACAAGGTTTTTAAGATTGAAGCAAATAACATTATCGAACCTATAAAATTCAATGAAACTGAATTTCTGAAAGAATTGAGAGTAAAATCAGACCTCCTAAGCAATTTTCATAAAAAGGATATTTTTGTAAATGCTGCGGTGAGTTTACCAGAAGAATACTACGATCAACCTGATAAAAACTATCCAGTGGTATTTTCTATTTTCGGTTTTGGAGCCAATTACAAATTACATTCTGGACATAATAAATTTCTGAGACAACTGGGTGAGCAACCCACTATTGTAATTTATTTAGATGGCAATTGTCCCGAAGGTCATTCTACTTACGCGAATAGCGATGTTAATGGACCTTGGGGAGATGCACTTGTAAAAGAATTTATTCCTGCCCTAAATCAAAAATATAGAACTAATGGTGCCTTTTTATTACATGGGCATAGTAGCGGAGGGTGGACTACTCTTTGGTTACAAGTAAACTATCCAACAACATTTGCTGGAGCCTGGTCAAGTTCACCCGATCAAGTAGATTTCAGAAATTATCAAAACATCAATATTTATGAAACAGACAATATCTTTTACAACAAAAAAGGTACTCCGTTACCTCTATTTACCATTGCTGGACGAATTCCTGTAATTAGTGCAAAAGACTTCTATAGAACTGAGCATGTTCTTTACAGAGGTTCACAGATTCATTCTTTTGACGCTGTTTTTGGAGGATACGATGAAACTGGCAATAGAATTAGACTAGTTAGTTCACCTACTGGTGAAATAAATAAAAATGCGCTCCCGCTCTGGAAAAGATACGACCTCTCCGTTATACTAAGAGATAATTGGGGGAATCTTAAGGAAGATGTGGATGGTAAGATTAGAATATCAGTAGGCACCAGTGATAATATCTTTTTGAATCGCTCTGTTGAACTATTAGAGAAAGAAATGAATGCTCTGAATGCCAATATTGAATTTGACTATTTTCCCGGAGACCATTTTACTTTATTTACAGAAAAATATAAAAAAGATGGAATTGATTTTTTGGAAAAAAATTATAAAAACTGGTTAAACAAACAAAAATAG
- a CDS encoding fumarylacetoacetate hydrolase family protein, giving the protein MKVIGIGKNYVNDKSEISGLKNDTQLIFTKPDSSLVTDNKNVVFPLITNQLAYEVELVVKIGKKGKDIALDDANSYISEIGIGIDYTAKDVLSASREKKQPWALAKGFDGASPISSFKPVSEFPDLDNINFDLVINGEQKQVGNTDFIIYTFAEIISFVSTFMTLNPGDLIFTGTPASGTGQTFKGDHLQASIEGELLLDFKMI; this is encoded by the coding sequence ATGAAAGTTATAGGTATCGGAAAAAATTATGTCAACGATAAATCCGAAATAAGCGGATTAAAAAATGACACTCAATTAATATTTACCAAACCAGATTCATCTTTAGTTACAGATAATAAAAATGTTGTATTCCCTTTAATAACGAACCAATTAGCTTATGAAGTAGAATTGGTAGTGAAAATTGGCAAAAAAGGGAAAGATATTGCTCTAGATGATGCAAACTCATATATCTCTGAAATAGGAATAGGTATTGACTACACGGCAAAAGATGTTCTTAGCGCAAGTAGAGAGAAAAAACAACCTTGGGCATTAGCAAAAGGTTTTGATGGCGCTTCGCCAATTTCTAGTTTTAAACCTGTATCAGAATTTCCTGATTTAGACAATATTAATTTTGATTTGGTTATAAACGGTGAGCAAAAGCAAGTAGGAAACACCGATTTTATTATTTATACTTTTGCAGAAATCATAAGTTTTGTATCCACTTTTATGACTTTAAATCCTGGAGATTTAATATTTACCGGCACACCAGCATCTGGGACCGGACAAACCTTTAAAGGTGATCACTTACAAGCTTCAATAGAAGGAGAATTGTTACTGGATTTTAAGATGATTTAA